In the Chlamydiales bacterium STE3 genome, one interval contains:
- a CDS encoding Uncharacterized protein (Product derived from UniProtKB/Trembl:F8L137), whose amino-acid sequence MTPFVLLAIGLVLVLLEFYLPGAVMGTAGALLILASLFLAVVQFQTSFSIILFFLLAAVAVIAVIKYALWKIPRSNTIYSEADQQGYVASTYDVSAIGKKGIVFSDLKPGGYILIDGKQEQAISESGYLSQGEEVVIVRGEGDSLIVMKAKEISKDLREV is encoded by the coding sequence ATGACTCCATTTGTCCTATTAGCGATAGGCCTTGTGTTAGTTCTTCTAGAGTTTTATCTTCCCGGTGCTGTCATGGGTACTGCTGGTGCACTCTTGATTCTAGCAAGCTTATTTTTAGCCGTTGTGCAGTTCCAAACCTCGTTTAGCATTATCCTGTTTTTTCTTCTTGCTGCAGTTGCTGTTATTGCTGTAATAAAATATGCGCTTTGGAAAATTCCAAGAAGCAATACAATTTACTCCGAAGCAGATCAGCAAGGGTATGTAGCTTCTACTTACGACGTTTCTGCAATTGGCAAAAAAGGGATTGTTTTTTCAGATTTAAAACCTGGGGGATACATTCTGATTGATGGCAAACAGGAGCAAGCGATTTCTGAGAGTGGTTACCTTTCTCAAGGAGAGGAAGTTGTTATTGTGCGCGGTGAAGGCGATAGCTTAATTGTTATGAAAGCAAAGGAAATATCTAAAGATTTAAGAGAGGTTTAA
- a CDS encoding hypothetical protein (Product derived from UniProtKB/Swiss-Prot:Q6MAD8;UPF0365 protein pc1737), with product MGVIVGQINIGMEFYVLIILVAILALIALSIMGKFISLWFQAFVSGTPIPLFNIIGMSLRKIPPRIIVNARINAFKAGLKTISVEDLETHYLAGGHVTEVVQAMIAADKANIPLDWRRSTAIDLAGRDLREAVQTSVYPKVIDCPSHGSYITGVAKDGIQINVRARVTVRTNIAQLVGGATEETIIARVGEGIVSAIGGSETHLQVLESPQRISKLVLEKGLDSSTAFLILSIDIVEMNLGENIGARLRADKAESDKRIAQAKAEERRAMAVAAEQENIAKVKDMESELIKAQAQIPAAISEAFRGGHLGVMDFMRYENIRSDTDMRRSIAKPEEK from the coding sequence ATGGGAGTAATAGTTGGGCAAATAAATATTGGCATGGAATTTTATGTGCTGATTATTTTAGTCGCAATTTTAGCTTTGATAGCTTTAAGCATCATGGGTAAATTCATCAGTCTCTGGTTTCAGGCATTTGTTTCGGGCACGCCTATCCCACTCTTTAATATTATTGGGATGAGTCTTCGCAAAATTCCTCCAAGAATTATTGTCAATGCCCGTATTAATGCCTTTAAAGCTGGATTGAAGACAATTAGCGTTGAAGATCTTGAAACTCATTATTTAGCAGGCGGCCATGTGACTGAAGTTGTACAAGCAATGATTGCTGCTGATAAAGCAAATATTCCATTGGACTGGCGCAGATCCACAGCGATTGACTTGGCAGGACGTGATTTACGTGAAGCTGTGCAAACCTCCGTCTATCCTAAAGTGATCGATTGCCCAAGTCATGGAAGTTATATTACTGGGGTTGCTAAGGATGGTATTCAGATCAATGTGCGTGCCCGAGTTACTGTGAGAACAAATATTGCCCAGCTTGTAGGGGGAGCAACGGAAGAGACGATCATAGCACGTGTTGGTGAGGGAATTGTTAGCGCTATCGGAGGGTCAGAAACGCATTTACAGGTTTTAGAGTCACCACAAAGAATTTCCAAGTTAGTTTTAGAAAAAGGGTTAGACTCCTCAACAGCCTTTTTGATCTTATCAATTGACATTGTGGAGATGAATCTCGGTGAAAACATCGGAGCTAGGTTAAGAGCGGATAAAGCAGAATCTGACAAACGAATTGCTCAAGCAAAAGCTGAAGAAAGAAGGGCAATGGCCGTTGCTGCTGAGCAGGAAAATATCGCTAAAGTTAAAGACATGGAATCGGAATTAATTAAAGCGCAGGCTCAAATTCCTGCTGCGATTTCCGAAGCATTTAGAGGGGGGCATCTGGGTGTAATGGACTTTATGCGCTATGAAAACATTCGCTCGGATACCGACATGCGTCGATCGATTGCTAAACCTGAGGAAAAATAG
- a CDS encoding hypothetical protein (Product derived from UniProtKB/Swiss-Prot:Q4UNC7;Probable ABC transporter permease protein RF_0080), producing MNFFIGMTTTFLMALGEYALLIFQVVWVTLKRPPSWSLIRDQMFDIGVMSLSVVAITGFSTGCVLAAQSFFQLSDKGLASATGLMVAKAMMVELGPVLTAFMITGRVGASMCAELGTMRVTEQIDALRSMAVNPLRFLVAPRFIAGILMMPLLTVFSCIMGILGGYIVAVYVYGMAPSTFVDPLPIHITFFDFFSGLVKAFLFGIIIVTISCYRGMATRGGAAGVGRAITSSVVICYSVILIGNFFITIGLNTSYRFVEQWIP from the coding sequence GTGAATTTTTTTATTGGAATGACTACAACATTTTTAATGGCTCTTGGCGAATATGCGCTTTTGATCTTTCAGGTGGTTTGGGTCACCCTTAAACGCCCTCCTTCATGGTCTCTTATTCGTGATCAAATGTTTGATATAGGCGTGATGTCACTCTCTGTTGTGGCTATCACAGGCTTTTCAACGGGCTGCGTCTTAGCAGCACAGTCATTTTTTCAGCTTTCTGACAAAGGTCTTGCTTCTGCGACAGGACTTATGGTCGCTAAAGCCATGATGGTAGAGCTTGGGCCTGTTCTTACAGCCTTTATGATTACCGGACGTGTTGGCGCATCGATGTGCGCTGAGCTGGGGACGATGCGTGTGACAGAACAGATTGATGCATTAAGATCAATGGCCGTGAATCCCCTGCGCTTTCTTGTCGCTCCCCGTTTTATTGCCGGCATTTTGATGATGCCTTTGCTCACTGTATTTAGCTGTATTATGGGGATCTTAGGCGGCTACATAGTTGCCGTTTATGTTTACGGAATGGCCCCAAGTACTTTTGTAGATCCACTCCCCATTCACATCACTTTTTTTGACTTTTTCAGCGGCTTAGTGAAGGCGTTTCTCTTTGGCATTATCATTGTGACCATCTCCTGTTATCGCGGCATGGCAACAAGGGGGGGAGCTGCCGGCGTTGGTCGAGCCATAACCAGCAGTGTGGTGATCTGCTACTCAGTGATTCTCATCGGTAACTTCTTTATTACTATTGGCTTAAATACCTCCTATCGCTTTGTTGAACAGTGGATACCCTAA
- a CDS encoding Uncharacterized protein (Product derived from UniProtKB/Trembl:F8KW75), translating into MADQAKNILIGLFVIAAIAIVIFILLFLHPSVGDEGQVLHVRFADIDKVTLGTRVTYGGKPVGEVIEIKEAQDANVQERISEDGYIYLYELTLQVDSSVKVYNTDQILLRTSGLLGERSVEISPEPKKPGQELYLVNQQVLYANETGSVEETLKELKKVTEKIEGTLDAIKFTFTDINKLNTLEKLDKISQNMSEITTSLNQPQKIKDILNNLHDVSSKTNHSWRKVDDALQTANNVLTKFDKSASDLQLITAQVQSGEGNLGRLFMRDDLYLQLNALLNKGETLFDDISTYGLLFQNNKQWQRLRARRANLLSKLSSPQEFRNYFSEEVNQINSSLGRICMVLGETECCDQDFLEDQEFRKVFAELIRRVKAMENSLQMYNQQVVDRDVKKTELCGE; encoded by the coding sequence ATGGCTGATCAAGCAAAAAATATACTTATCGGACTTTTTGTCATTGCAGCAATTGCAATTGTTATTTTTATTTTGTTATTTTTGCACCCTTCTGTCGGTGATGAAGGACAGGTTTTACACGTCCGCTTTGCGGATATCGATAAAGTTACCCTTGGCACAAGAGTAACATATGGCGGAAAACCCGTTGGTGAAGTCATCGAAATTAAGGAAGCGCAAGATGCAAATGTGCAAGAGCGAATAAGTGAAGACGGCTACATTTATCTTTATGAATTAACTCTTCAGGTAGATTCCAGTGTTAAGGTCTACAACACTGATCAGATTTTATTAAGAACATCGGGCCTTCTGGGAGAGCGCTCAGTAGAAATCTCTCCTGAACCAAAAAAACCTGGCCAAGAGCTCTATCTTGTCAATCAGCAAGTTCTTTATGCCAATGAAACAGGCTCTGTAGAAGAAACATTAAAAGAGCTAAAAAAAGTAACGGAAAAAATTGAAGGCACGCTAGATGCGATTAAATTTACATTTACCGACATTAACAAACTCAACACTTTAGAAAAATTAGACAAAATTTCGCAAAACATGAGTGAAATCACAACTTCTCTCAACCAACCTCAAAAAATTAAAGACATTCTCAATAACCTTCATGATGTTAGCTCTAAAACAAATCACTCATGGCGCAAAGTAGATGATGCCCTTCAGACAGCAAACAACGTTTTAACCAAGTTTGACAAATCGGCAAGCGACCTCCAACTGATCACAGCGCAAGTACAATCTGGAGAAGGCAACCTGGGACGTCTCTTCATGCGAGACGATCTTTATTTGCAACTTAATGCTCTTTTGAATAAAGGAGAGACTTTATTTGATGACATCAGTACATATGGCCTACTTTTTCAAAATAATAAGCAGTGGCAACGTTTACGTGCTCGCCGAGCCAACCTCCTCAGTAAGCTCTCCAGCCCTCAAGAATTCCGTAACTATTTTAGCGAAGAAGTAAACCAGATTAACTCTTCCCTTGGAAGAATTTGTATGGTATTAGGAGAAACAGAGTGTTGCGACCAGGATTTTCTTGAAGATCAAGAATTCCGCAAGGTATTCGCAGAGCTCATCCGCCGGGTCAAAGCAATGGAAAACTCCTTGCAAATGTATAATCAGCAAGTCGTTGATAGAGATGTAAAAAAAACTGAACTATGTGGGGAATAA
- a CDS encoding Uncharacterized protein (Product derived from UniProtKB/Trembl:F8L138), whose product MTFRWVLLFLLFIYSVEAKENVFWSLKGHLDREALTTWQEQAYLLSQEPPKVLAIAIESSSADLNALLELAQSIYSLKVQKKVHVVVYINGKALGPSAILPFLADEIFSSLSVSWGDIPLSAENKIPTNILSNQVIGLIAVDAPFRDTLILLAKAMIDPNVIVIDDKGWKLKEGREEGGNTQISVSNQTLVINQTQMQKLGLVKSALAWEEFQKNYPFKSILPREKAPVNQPFQTHITYSLEKKNTIGKIKIDDRSSGISQATWVYVRNALEYYKKNPPIFIILELNTPGGEVFAAQRISDALKDFDIQYNIPVITFINNWAISAGAMLAYSTRFITVTKDASMGAAEPITQDASGAMQTASEKVNSALRTDFANRAKFFGRNPAIAEAMVDKDVILVLRHGKVIRLDAESQIRTLSPDPDVLISPKGKLLTLNAEELINYHVADLLLTPRQLPPITPTEREAGKWAFNKELLSENAYLSAIPNAEVDEYIMDWKTRFFSFLASPFVQSALFLGLMLGFYLEINSPGFGFPGGLALISLALIILSSFSQELASWFEVILLFSGLAIVLTEIFILPSFGLLGCVGIALFLIGLFSLMLPGIGSINFEYDTQTFNAAGEAFFTRLAWLSATFVLALILMYLLARYFMPTFGGFQRFVLKGHEQEASQGYIAGLGVENLPKVGIKGKALTQLRPSGKILVGQNIYDALSTGRYIDQDASIIVIRLEGSVIVVTEDIK is encoded by the coding sequence ATGACTTTTAGGTGGGTGCTATTGTTTCTTCTTTTCATCTATTCGGTGGAAGCAAAAGAAAATGTTTTTTGGTCATTAAAAGGGCATCTTGATCGAGAAGCCCTTACTACCTGGCAAGAGCAAGCCTATCTTTTAAGCCAAGAACCACCAAAAGTTTTAGCTATCGCCATAGAAAGCAGCTCTGCCGATTTAAATGCGCTACTTGAGCTTGCCCAGTCTATTTATTCTCTAAAAGTCCAAAAAAAGGTTCACGTTGTCGTTTATATTAATGGCAAGGCCCTTGGTCCTTCAGCAATTCTTCCCTTTTTAGCAGATGAGATTTTCTCTTCCTTATCTGTAAGCTGGGGAGATATTCCTTTGAGTGCAGAAAATAAAATACCCACTAATATCCTGAGCAATCAAGTGATTGGGTTGATTGCTGTTGATGCTCCTTTTCGCGACACATTGATTTTGCTGGCGAAGGCGATGATTGATCCCAATGTGATTGTAATCGATGATAAGGGATGGAAACTTAAAGAGGGGAGAGAAGAAGGTGGAAATACCCAGATCTCCGTGAGCAACCAAACGCTTGTCATTAACCAAACACAAATGCAGAAACTGGGGTTAGTTAAAAGCGCTCTTGCATGGGAGGAATTCCAAAAAAACTATCCCTTCAAGAGCATTCTTCCAAGAGAAAAGGCTCCTGTTAATCAACCCTTTCAAACACATATCACTTATAGTTTAGAGAAGAAAAATACCATTGGCAAAATTAAAATTGACGATCGCTCCAGTGGAATTAGCCAAGCGACCTGGGTATATGTCAGAAATGCATTAGAATATTACAAAAAAAACCCTCCTATTTTTATTATTTTGGAGTTGAACACACCTGGAGGAGAAGTTTTTGCGGCTCAGAGAATTTCTGATGCACTAAAAGATTTTGACATACAGTATAATATCCCAGTCATTACGTTTATCAATAACTGGGCAATCTCTGCAGGGGCCATGCTCGCCTATTCCACCCGCTTTATTACTGTGACAAAAGATGCTAGCATGGGGGCAGCGGAACCTATTACACAGGATGCTTCGGGAGCAATGCAAACAGCTTCTGAAAAGGTTAATTCTGCTTTAAGAACAGATTTTGCTAATCGCGCAAAATTCTTTGGTCGCAATCCGGCTATTGCCGAAGCTATGGTGGATAAAGATGTTATTTTAGTACTGCGGCATGGCAAAGTGATAAGACTAGATGCGGAAAGCCAGATACGTACCTTAAGTCCAGATCCCGATGTTTTGATTAGTCCAAAAGGGAAGTTGCTCACTCTTAATGCGGAAGAATTAATTAATTACCATGTAGCAGATCTCTTATTGACTCCCAGGCAATTACCCCCTATTACTCCTACTGAAAGAGAAGCTGGTAAATGGGCTTTTAATAAAGAGCTATTAAGTGAAAATGCCTATTTAAGTGCTATTCCTAACGCTGAAGTGGACGAGTACATCATGGATTGGAAGACGCGTTTTTTCTCGTTTCTTGCAAGTCCTTTTGTCCAGTCGGCACTCTTCTTAGGCCTTATGCTAGGCTTTTATTTAGAAATAAATTCGCCGGGATTTGGCTTTCCTGGCGGTCTTGCTTTAATTTCGCTTGCGCTTATCATTCTGTCGAGCTTTTCTCAGGAACTCGCCAGCTGGTTTGAAGTTATTTTGTTGTTCTCAGGGCTAGCAATCGTTTTAACAGAAATTTTTATTTTGCCTAGCTTTGGCTTACTTGGATGTGTGGGAATTGCCCTATTTCTCATTGGACTTTTTAGCCTTATGCTACCTGGAATTGGCTCCATTAATTTTGAATATGATACGCAAACCTTCAATGCTGCCGGAGAAGCTTTCTTTACAAGGCTTGCTTGGCTTTCCGCTACATTTGTTTTGGCTCTTATCCTAATGTATCTTCTGGCACGCTATTTTATGCCGACCTTTGGAGGCTTCCAGCGTTTTGTTTTAAAGGGACATGAGCAAGAAGCAAGTCAAGGTTATATTGCAGGATTAGGGGTAGAGAACTTGCCCAAAGTCGGCATCAAGGGGAAGGCTCTAACGCAGTTAAGACCGTCAGGAAAAATACTTGTAGGTCAAAATATTTACGATGCTTTAAGTACTGGTAGATATATTGATCAAGATGCAAGCATCATAGTCATTAGACTTGAAGGGAGTGTGATCGTGGTAACAGAGGATATAAAATGA
- a CDS encoding Protein TRIGALACTOSYLDIACYLGLYCEROL 3,chloroplastic (Product derived from UniProtKB/Trembl:F8KY26;Gene name derived from UniProtKB/Trembl:F8KY26): MLNSGYPKDIMISIKGLWKSYGKLKVLKDLNLDIFDGETLVILGRSGVGKSVLLKQIIGIETPDEGSIEVNGVNISKLNQNQKFKITKEMGMLFQGAALFDSMSVGENTAFYLTEHEKNLSPQEIKSRVKKSLKMVGLEGTEEKMPSELSGGMRKRAALARLAIYRPKIVLYDEPTTGLDPITSMQINDLIKQTQRELHPTSIIVTHDIKSALEVGDRIAFHNEGKIVHVAPKEEFFKIKDPLLQSFFENAYFDGKLFGKKDI, translated from the coding sequence TTGTTGAACAGTGGATACCCTAAGGACATTATGATCAGCATCAAAGGCTTATGGAAAAGTTATGGAAAACTGAAAGTTTTAAAAGATCTTAATTTAGATATTTTTGATGGCGAAACACTTGTCATTTTAGGGCGCTCGGGTGTCGGAAAAAGTGTTTTGCTAAAACAGATTATTGGCATTGAAACACCTGATGAAGGATCTATCGAGGTAAATGGGGTCAATATCTCTAAACTTAATCAAAATCAAAAATTTAAGATCACAAAAGAAATGGGTATGCTCTTTCAAGGGGCTGCTCTTTTTGATTCCATGAGCGTTGGCGAAAACACCGCTTTTTATTTAACAGAACACGAAAAGAATTTGAGTCCTCAAGAAATAAAAAGTCGTGTAAAGAAATCTCTAAAAATGGTAGGCCTTGAAGGGACAGAAGAAAAAATGCCTTCAGAGCTTTCTGGAGGAATGAGAAAGCGAGCAGCTTTAGCAAGACTTGCCATCTATCGTCCGAAGATTGTCCTTTATGACGAACCAACCACAGGATTAGATCCAATTACTTCCATGCAAATTAATGACTTAATTAAACAAACGCAAAGAGAGCTACACCCTACAAGCATCATCGTCACCCATGATATTAAATCTGCGTTAGAGGTAGGTGATCGTATTGCGTTTCATAATGAGGGAAAGATTGTGCATGTAGCTCCCAAAGAGGAATTTTTTAAGATTAAAGATCCTCTTCTTCAATCTTTCTTTGAAAATGCCTATTTTGACGGCAAATTATTTGGAAAAAAAGACATTTAA
- a CDS encoding Proton/sodium-glutamate symport protein (Product derived from UniProtKB/Trembl:F8LE21;Gene name derived from UniProtKB/Trembl:F8LE21) — protein MYNELDMCAQHSKSRFFSFNFLLAIAVVLGTCLGWLHIPAAESAAAVISEVFMRLLKLVSLPIIFLSIVSTASSMNNVDEIKFLGKKVLKYTLITTVLSATVALILFWVLDPVRGVENVGVEMNMDSRSYAEYLVQAIPSNAIQPFLENNVIGVMMMAMLLSLASLGLGSENRAHLHSLFSSLFAAVLRIITWIIAIMPLAIGAFIILFIKDLRGGLEVKNLGIYLACVIVANLIQGGLVLPVLLKLKGISPIKLVKAMMPALSIAFFTKSSNAALPLAMKCAEERAKIPRTIAGFSFPLCTTINMNGCAAFILITVLFVAMSNGMTFSPMEMIGFLFISVVTAVGNAGVPMGCYFLSSAILAAMNVPLNILGVILPFYAFIDMLETAINVWSDSCVTAVVHKEVTENAGYGISNRAEAISTSSA, from the coding sequence ATTTACAACGAGTTAGACATGTGCGCGCAACACTCAAAATCACGTTTTTTTTCTTTTAACTTTCTCTTGGCCATTGCCGTTGTTTTGGGGACCTGTCTAGGATGGTTGCACATTCCCGCGGCTGAGTCAGCAGCAGCTGTTATCTCAGAAGTTTTTATGAGGCTTTTAAAACTGGTGAGCCTTCCGATTATCTTTCTCTCGATTGTTTCGACAGCCTCGAGCATGAACAATGTGGATGAGATTAAATTTTTGGGTAAAAAAGTTCTCAAATACACTTTGATTACAACAGTTTTATCGGCAACTGTCGCTCTTATTTTATTTTGGGTCTTGGATCCAGTGCGTGGGGTCGAAAACGTTGGCGTTGAAATGAATATGGATAGCAGGAGCTATGCAGAGTATCTGGTTCAAGCGATCCCATCGAATGCGATTCAACCTTTTCTTGAGAATAATGTCATTGGAGTGATGATGATGGCAATGTTACTCAGTCTTGCATCGCTTGGTCTTGGTTCAGAAAACCGCGCTCATTTGCATTCCCTTTTTTCAAGTCTTTTTGCTGCTGTATTGCGCATCATTACTTGGATCATAGCTATCATGCCTTTAGCTATTGGTGCATTTATTATCTTGTTTATAAAGGATCTACGAGGGGGCTTAGAAGTTAAAAACCTAGGGATCTATCTGGCTTGCGTCATCGTTGCTAACCTGATCCAAGGAGGCTTAGTCCTTCCTGTGCTTCTTAAGCTAAAGGGAATTTCCCCCATTAAACTTGTCAAGGCAATGATGCCAGCGCTCTCCATTGCCTTTTTTACTAAGTCCTCCAATGCTGCATTGCCACTAGCCATGAAATGTGCCGAAGAACGCGCTAAAATACCACGCACAATTGCGGGATTTTCTTTTCCCCTTTGCACAACAATTAATATGAATGGATGTGCAGCTTTTATTTTGATTACTGTTTTATTTGTGGCGATGAGCAATGGAATGACTTTTTCGCCAATGGAGATGATTGGGTTTCTATTTATTTCTGTTGTTACCGCTGTGGGAAATGCAGGTGTCCCAATGGGCTGCTACTTTTTATCCAGCGCAATTTTGGCGGCTATGAACGTTCCGCTTAACATTTTAGGCGTCATTTTACCTTTCTATGCCTTTATTGACATGTTGGAAACGGCGATCAACGTTTGGTCGGATTCTTGCGTGACTGCTGTTGTCCACAAAGAAGTTACTGAAAACGCTGGATATGGCATTTCTAACCGGGCTGAGGCTATATCTACAAGTTCTGCCTGA
- a CDS encoding Glutamate-1-semialdehyde 2,1-aminomutase (Product derived from UniProtKB/Swiss-Prot:Q6MAC7;Gene name derived from UniProtKB/Swiss-Prot:Q6MAC7;EC number derived from UniProtKB/Swiss-Prot:Q6MAC7), whose translation MRQKTQEIYHRLKQVIPGGVNSPVRACLAVKQLPLIIDRAEADLIFDVDGKSYIDFCGSWGALIHGHAHPAILDAAEKRMRKGTSFGISTAIEEQLARKVTEIVPSIEKIRFVSSGTEATMSAVRLARGYTSRSVIVKFSGNYHGHADQFLVQAGSGVLDLSPTSSSKGIPDEMVKHTLSLPFNDQEAIQKLFDSQGDQIACVILEPVAGNMGVIPATAEFIECLRSLTSRHGALLIFDEVMTGFRVALKGAQDLYDIQPDLTCLGKIVGGGFPAAAFGGKAEIMNMLAPLGPVYQAGTLSGNPVAMEAGLQALLLVEAPSFYKDLQAKTDFLLKPIQEKMATLTTPACIQSVGSMFTLFFGLRKVNHLEDTKKLNKELFAQFFKFLLEKGVYIPPLQCEAWFISMAHSDENLLKTRNYILQFLDDLE comes from the coding sequence ATGCGACAAAAAACTCAAGAAATCTACCATCGTCTTAAACAAGTCATTCCCGGGGGAGTGAATTCACCAGTTCGAGCTTGCCTTGCTGTTAAGCAATTGCCGTTAATCATAGATCGTGCCGAGGCAGATTTAATTTTTGATGTAGACGGGAAAAGCTATATTGATTTTTGTGGCTCCTGGGGGGCTCTTATCCATGGTCACGCGCACCCTGCCATCTTGGATGCTGCAGAAAAGCGTATGCGTAAGGGAACAAGTTTCGGGATTTCCACGGCCATCGAAGAACAGTTAGCACGCAAGGTTACCGAAATCGTGCCTTCTATTGAAAAGATTCGCTTTGTTTCTTCAGGTACCGAAGCAACCATGAGTGCTGTTCGATTGGCAAGAGGCTACACATCAAGAAGCGTGATTGTAAAATTTTCTGGAAATTACCATGGGCATGCCGACCAGTTTTTAGTTCAAGCTGGTTCTGGGGTATTGGATCTATCGCCCACTTCAAGTTCAAAGGGAATTCCGGATGAGATGGTTAAGCACACATTAAGCCTTCCCTTCAATGACCAAGAGGCTATCCAAAAGCTCTTCGACTCACAAGGAGATCAAATTGCCTGCGTCATCCTTGAGCCAGTGGCCGGTAACATGGGGGTTATTCCTGCAACAGCTGAATTTATAGAATGTTTGAGGTCTCTTACAAGCAGGCATGGGGCTTTGCTCATTTTTGATGAAGTCATGACAGGTTTTAGGGTTGCCTTGAAAGGAGCTCAGGACCTTTATGACATACAACCTGATTTAACTTGCCTTGGAAAAATTGTTGGGGGCGGCTTTCCTGCTGCAGCATTCGGTGGTAAAGCTGAGATCATGAATATGCTCGCTCCTCTTGGACCTGTTTATCAAGCAGGAACTCTTTCTGGAAATCCTGTTGCTATGGAAGCGGGTCTGCAAGCTTTACTTTTAGTGGAAGCCCCTTCATTTTATAAAGACTTACAAGCGAAAACAGATTTTTTGTTGAAACCAATTCAAGAAAAGATGGCGACCCTTACAACACCTGCCTGTATTCAATCAGTTGGCTCTATGTTTACCTTGTTCTTTGGGTTAAGGAAAGTCAATCATTTAGAAGATACAAAAAAACTCAATAAAGAACTATTTGCACAATTCTTTAAATTTCTTCTTGAAAAAGGGGTTTATATTCCTCCTTTGCAATGTGAAGCTTGGTTTATTTCTATGGCCCATAGCGATGAGAATCTTTTAAAAACAAGAAATTATATCTTACAATTTCTTGATGATTTAGAATAA
- a CDS encoding UPF0001 protein YlmE (Product derived from UniProtKB/Swiss-Prot:O31727;Gene name derived from UniProtKB/Swiss-Prot:O31727) has product MRLIENYFNILEKVNDTASKCGREPRDIQVICISKRQPVEKILRLYDAGCRNFGENRVPESLEKQAVSPKDIQWHFVGTLQKNKVSKVVGKFSLIHSVDSFELAQKISDISCREGVVIPLLLQVNTSGELSKHGLSEEAWIRVFEDLQQLSHIEIQGLMTMAPLTENQSLIHQTFSRLRIFKETLLQRIDNKNKFMHLSMGMSHDYAIAVEEGATLLRIGTSIFDDQLSS; this is encoded by the coding sequence ATGAGATTGATCGAAAATTACTTTAATATTTTGGAAAAAGTTAATGATACTGCTTCCAAATGTGGCCGGGAGCCTCGCGATATTCAAGTAATTTGCATTTCAAAGAGACAACCGGTAGAGAAAATTCTTCGCCTCTATGATGCCGGATGTAGGAATTTTGGTGAAAACCGGGTTCCAGAAAGCCTTGAAAAACAAGCAGTGTCTCCTAAAGATATTCAGTGGCATTTCGTTGGAACTCTTCAAAAGAATAAAGTTTCTAAGGTTGTCGGTAAGTTTTCTTTAATTCATTCTGTAGATTCCTTTGAATTGGCTCAGAAAATATCTGACATAAGCTGCCGTGAAGGTGTTGTGATACCTCTTTTGCTTCAGGTAAATACCTCAGGAGAACTTTCCAAGCATGGGTTATCAGAAGAGGCGTGGATTCGAGTCTTCGAGGATTTGCAACAGCTTTCCCACATTGAAATCCAGGGGCTGATGACGATGGCACCCCTAACAGAGAATCAATCCTTGATCCATCAAACTTTTTCCAGATTACGCATTTTTAAAGAGACATTATTACAACGAATCGATAATAAGAATAAATTTATGCACCTTTCAATGGGCATGTCCCACGATTATGCAATTGCAGTAGAAGAAGGGGCGACTCTATTAAGAATTGGTACATCCATTTTTGATGATCAATTATCCTCTTGA